A window of Microbispora hainanensis genomic DNA:
CTTCCCGAGAGCGACGTAACACCCCGGCTCTCGCACGGCGACGGTGACCACGAGCGCTTCTCGCACTTCGCCGACAAGAACAAGATCACTGAAAGCTACGTCACCGGCGCGCCGGTGCGGGCCCTGTGCGGCAAGGTCTGGGTGCCCAGCCGCGACCCGAAGAAGTATCCGGTCTGCCCGGAGTGCAAGGAGATCTACGACGGGCTGCCCAAGGGCGAACCGTCCGGCGAGTGAGTGTCGATCCGGGATCATCGCGTCCCCTGCGGCTAGGGTCTGCCTTCTGACCAGCCGTATCGGGGGAACGAATGGTTCGGCGACCCATCGCCGTCGTCCTTGCATGCCTTTACGCGCTGGGCGGCGCGTGCGCCGTCCCGGCCACCGCAGCCTCCCGGGCGCCCGGTGGTCTCACCGGCGCCGCACTGCGTGAATCGCCGGCCTCCCGGCCGGACGCCTGCCTTACCCGCAACGCCGCACCGAAGCGCCGGAAGGGCGCGGGCAGGCTGACGCGCGCCATGGAGCCGCGTGTGCCGGGGCCGGACGAGGTCGCCCGGATGTCGGCCGACCTGGTCCGCAGGCTTGGCGCGGCGCGGACGCAAGAGGCCGCTCAGCCGGCAGAAGCCGCGCCGCCGAGAGCGACCGCGCAGGCAAGAGAAGCCGCGCGGGTTGGGGAAGCCGCGCGGGCAGGTGAACCCCTGCCGCCGAGAGCGACCGCGCGGCCTGCGGTCACCCCGCAGCCGGGGGCGGCGGTGCAGCCCGGGACGACGACGGCGCGGCCGGGGGCGACGATGCGGCCGGGGAGCGGGGCCGCCGCGCGGCGGAGCGGTTCCGCGGCCCTCGAACGGATCACTGTCCCGGTGCGGGTGCACATCATCAGGGACCGCACGCTCGGCCTGCCCGACTCCGCCGTCTCCCGGCAGATCGCCGTGCTCAACACCGCCTACTCCGGCGGGTACGGCGGTGCCGACACCGGCGTGCGCTTCGAGCTCAAGGGCATCACGCATACCGAGAACCGGGACTGGTTCCGCGACCCCCTCGGCAACGAGGAGCCGATGAAGAAGAAGCTGCGGGTTGGTGGTCCCGAGACGCTCAACCTCTACATCGCGCAGCTGAGCCGGCTCGTGCTCGGCTACTCCACCTATCCGTACTGGTATGACGACGAGCCCGTGCTGGACGGCGTGGTGATCGACTGGCGGAGCGTCCCCGGCGGCCCGCTGCGCGACTTCGCCAGGGGCTTCACGGCCGTGCACGAGATCGGCCACTGGCTGGGCCTGCTGCACACCTTCGAGAACGGCTGCAAGGCCCCGGGCGACTCGGTGGACGACACGCCCCCCGAGGCACACCCGACGAACGGCTGCCCTGCGAAGAAGGACAGTTGCCCGGCTCCGGGCAGCGATCCGGTGCACAACTTCATGGACTACGCCCAGGACCGCTGCATGCGCGAGTTCACCGTGGGCCAGGGCGTACGCATCCACCAGATGTGGGACGCCTACCGCCGCCCGGCGCCGCTGGGAACCGAGGCGGCGGCGGAGAAGGCCGCCGCCGGGGTGGCCGCGGCGGGGCTTCAGGAGGCCGCGCCGGCGCCTCAGGGGACCGCTGTGGATGTCGCCGACGGCACGGAGGCGTCAAGCAGCACCGCGAGCGACCTCGATGCCGTACCCGTGGGCGACGCCCTGAGCGACACCGTGAGCGACACCGTGAGCGACACCGCGAACGGAGCGGCGAGCGACCCTGCGAGTGACCCTGTGAGCGACCCTGCGAGTGACCTTGTGCCGGGTCTCGCCACCCGGGGCTCCGAGCAACCCGGCTGGCGACGCGTAGGGCGATGAGGGATCATCACAGGAACAGGGCGGTGACGAATCGGTCGGAGCCGTTGACGTCGCGGCGCGGGTATGAGTAACTCCACAGCAGCGTTCATGGTCACGAAGCCTCGCGCCCGGCCCTGAGCGCCGAGTCGCTCGCCGGTTCCGTCCCACACGCCCGGCCCAGGCCGCCCGGGGAGGCTATGTGGATGACCAGTGGACCCGCCGGGTCTGGCCACCCGCGGAGGAGGAGTCTCCGCCGTCCGGACAGGCGCCCAGTCGCCCGTACGGCGTCCCGGGCGGGCCGCCGCGGTCGTCCACGCCCCCTCGGTGGCCGACACGGCCGTACGGCGGCCGTGAGCCGGAGCGGAACCCCACCGAGGAGAGCCTCACCGGCCTGTACGGCGCGCCGGTCGCCGAACGGTCACAGTCCGGCCGCCCGGCCTGGCCCTCGCTGGGCCTGGAGTCCCCCGAGCCCGAGGACGACCTGCCTCCGTCGGCGCGCCGCTACCGTGCGCCAGAGACGCCTCCCCGCCCGATGCCGCGGTGGTTACGGCGCCTTCTCGTCGGCGGCCTCGCGCTGGTCTGCTCGGCCGCCGTCATCGGCGCGGTGGTGGTCACGGTCCTGAACCGGGCCGAGAGCGCGCCCCCCACGGTGGTCCACGACCAGATCGCCGGGGTCTCCTACACGTTGCCGCCGGAGTGGCGGGAGGGCGTGGTCGCGCCAGTGACCGGCTTCACGTCCGCCGCCGCGCGCGGCGACAGCGCCACGGTCATGGCCCGGCCCGGCGACCGGGTGGACCCGCCCAACCTGCGTTCGGCCGTCATCGACCTGAGCGATCTCTACACGCAGCTGCTGCTGCACGGCGACAAGGTCGAGGTGATCGATGACCGCGCCGTGACCGTCGGCGGGCGGCCGGGCCACACCCGGGCCGTACGCGCCGAATACACCGACGTGGTGAACGAGCCCGCCTTCATGCGGGTGACCCTGCTGACCAGGCCGGACGGCGGCAGCACGGTCCTGCTCGGGCTGGCCCATCCCGACCGTCCCCAGTCCCGCGCCGAGATCGAGGGCCTCATGTTGGGAGCCCGCTGACCCCACCGTCGTTCCCGCCGCCGTTGCTCCAGCCACCCCGCCCGCCCGCACCGCGCGCCACCGGGGCCTAACGCCCCCGCACCCCCGCGCGTGCCGCGCCACTCTCGCCCGCGGCACCACGCGCGCCGCGCCTCCCGCCTCGTGTGGCCTCCTGCGCCTCTGCGGAGCGGGGCGCCTATGGGCCCGGCTGCCCTGCACACCACGCCATTCGCGCCTCGCGTGCCCCTGGCGTATTGCGGTGCTCCGGTCCTGGGGTCGTGCGTCCGCTATGTCGGGAAATAGCGCCTGCTATCTCTCCTTGAATCCTCTCCGTTGATATGGGCGTTGAATCGGGACAGTATGCGATATGGCGGCCTGCTTCTTTGTCGCGTACGTCCGATCGAATGTGCATATCGGTGAGTTAGTGGTTTCTCCGGTGCTCGATCCCGCGATAGCGGGAGATCGCGGCATTTTCGGTGCGGCTTTGAGATAGGCGGAGCATCTGTTTGCCGGTATCCGATAAGTGGCTCGCTGCCCACGTTTCCCCTGACAGGTATCTTCGATGTCGCATCGCACGAAAACGCGGTGACCCGGAAACACCAATTCTCACCATGGGGGGGAAATCAAATTGATTTCTCGTAGGAGCAGCTCGGCCTCTGGTTCGCGTGGCGCCGGTCGCCTGCTGGCGCGGGCCGCCGCAGTGGCCGTGACGTGCGCATCTGTGGGGCTGTCGGGTGCGGTCGCGGCGAGCGCAGCATCGACGAAGACCACCCCGGCCACGCAGGCAGCGACTCCGCAGGGCGGAGGGGAGCAGCAGAAGTTCATCCCCTTCCCGAGGCTTGACGCGACGGACATCGTCACCGACTTCACGTTCACCGCCGGAGCGACGACCATCACCCCGACCATCACCCGGACTTTCACCGGGTCGGCGCGCCGGGGTCACGTGTTCGTCAACGACGGCAACGCCTGGACGGACCTCACGCCGGTCTTCGGCAACACCGGCTTCTTCTACGACATCGCCCTGGCTCCGAGCACCACCACGGCGGTCCCGGCCGGGGCCACCGGGGTCACGCTCCCCGGCACCGGTGCCTCCGCGGGCCGGGTGAGGGTCACGGTGCGTCGGGCGGACGGCGCGATCCTCCGCTCCGACTGCACGGTCAGCAGCCTCAGCGGCGGTGGGACGCTCGGCACCTTCCTGCCGCTGTCCACGGCCAACTGCACGGCGCCGACGACGCTGTAACGGCCGGTCCTGGCAGATAGCACTCAGGGCGGACAGCCGCGGAGCCCGACGGGCTCCCGGGGCTGTCCGCCCTCGTGCGTCAAGGCGCCGGCTGGACACGGCCATCGCGGGAGCGTCTTCCCGTCGATGGACGAACGCGGCGGCCACGGGAAAGCAGGCCGGGGCCGTGGCGGGTGGAAGCGGCCGGGGCGGCGCACCTGCGGCATCGCGCCGGCCCCGATGTGCTCGACGGTGCTCGACTGTGCTCGACGCCACACCCGGTGAATTCCGGCCAGGCTGCGCGTGCTCGGCGCGTTCTGTCGGTCCGGCGGGCTAGTCTGAATCCACTGTGAGGGAGCGAACCGATAGAGACACCAGTGTTCCGATGAGTTCGGGGAGGCGTCGTTGAGCGTTTCGGCCGCGTCCCACCTCTCCCCGTCCTACCCCGACAGAGCCGCCTGGGGCACCGCCCCGAAGCTGCGCGCATGGCAGCAGCAGGCCTACGACCTCTACTTCAGCCGCGAGCCGCGCGACTTCCTGACCGTCGCCACACCCGGCGCCGGCAAGACGACGTACGCGCTGCGGATCGCCAGCGAGCTGCTCAGCCGCGGGATCGTGCGCGCCATCACGATCGTCACCCCCACCGAGCACCTCAAGCGGCAGTGGGCCGACGCCGCGGCCCGGGTCGGGATCAGCATCGACCCCGAGTTCAAGAACAGCCAGGGCGCCACCTCGCGCGACTACATCGGGGTCGCGGTCACCTACGCGCAGATCGCCATGCACCCGGCGCTGCACCGGGCCCGCACCGAGGCGCGCAAGACGCTGGTGATCTTCGACGAGATCCACCACGCCGGCGACGCGAAATCGTGGGGCGACGGCATCCGCGAGGCGTTCGAGCCCGCGACCAGGCGACTCGGGCTGACCGGCACGCCGTTCCGGTCCGATGACAGCCCGATCCCGTTCGTCACCTACGTGGAGGACGGCGAGGGGGCGATGCGGAGCGTCTCCGACTACTCCTACGGCTACGGCCCGGCCCTGGCCGACGGAGTCGTCCGGCCCGTCATCTTCCTCGCGTACTCGGGAGAGATGAAGTGGCGCACGCGCGCGGGCGACGAGATCGCCGCCACGCTCGGCACGCCGCTGACCAAGGACCAGCTTTCGCAGGCGTGGCGGGCTGCCCTCGACCCGAAGGGCGACTGGATCCGCCAGGTCATCCACGCGGCCGACCGGCGCCTGACCGAGGTGCGCCGGGGCGTCCCCGACGCGGGCGGGCTGGTCATCGCCTCCGACCACGAGGCGGCCCGCGCCTACGCCCGGCACATCCGCACGGTGACCGGGGAGGGCGCCGAGGTCGTGCTCTCCGACGACCCGGGCGCGTCCAAGAAGATCAAGGACTTCGCCACCTCCGACCGGCGCTGGCTGGTCGCGGTCCGGATGGTCTCCGAGGGTGTCGACATTCCCCGGCTGTGCGTCGGGGTCTACGCCACGAGCACCTCGACCCCGCTGTTCTTCGCGCAGGCCGTCGGGCGTTTCGTTCGTGCCCGCAAACGTGGCGAGACCGCGTCGGTCTTCCTTCCCTCGGTGCCCGTCCTCATGGGCCTGGCGGGCGAGATGGAGGAAGAGCGCGACCACGTGCTGGGCCGCCGCCGCGACGAGGACGGCCTCGACGACCTGCTGCTTGAGCAGGCCCAGCAGGAGAAGAAGCAGCCCGACGCGCTCGGCGACGAGCTGCCCTTCCAGACGCTGGAGGCGTCCGCGACCTTCGACAGGGTGCTGTTCGACGGCGGCGAGTTCGGCACCGCCGCCGCGCCCGGCTCCCCGGAGGAGGAGGACTTCATCGGCCTGCCCGGCCTGCTGGAGCCCGACCAGGTGGCCTCACTGCTGCGCAAGCGCCAGGCCGACCAGCAGGCGGCCAAGCGTAGGACCAAGAAGAGCGAGGAGCAGGCGCCCGCCCTCGCGCCGCACGAGCAGCTCGCCGAGCTCCGCAAGGAGCTGAACGGCCTGGTGGGCGCGTGGAACCACCGCACGGGCCAGCCGCACGGCGTCATCCACGCCGAGCTGCGTCGCGCCTGTGGCGGCCCCGCCATCGCCCAGGCCACCGCCGAACAGGTCCGCGAGCGCATCGCGATGATCCGCAAGTGGGCCACCCAGCGCAGGTGACCTCGCGGTCATTCCATCGGGGCCGTACGGCTATGCGCGTGGTCCAGCGCGCCGGACCGGGCGACGCGTCGCGCCTCTGGTCGCCGTCGAGCACGACCTGCGGCTCGTGCACGCGCGCCTCCGGCGGCAGCAGCCAGAGTGCGCCGAAGAGTCGTTCGGTGTCTGCTGACGGCCTGCCGCCCGACGGGTGACGGACCGCGGCTCGCCGGTCCCCTGCGGGGCGGCGAACCGCGGTGCCGTCGCGCCGGCTACCCGGGGCGGGCCAGGAGGACCTGCGGCAAGCCGTTCCGGGCACTGCCTGGGCCCCTCCCCGGGCTCCGGATTCCGGGCCGGGTCGATCAGGCGGACGCCTCCGCTCCGCCGTCCTCGGCATCCTCCACGCGCCGAGGGGCCGGTCGGTCGGCGAAGTTTCTCATCCGGATCTGGGCGTACACATCTTCCAGCCGGGTCAGGACCGAGTTGAACATCGTCTTGTTCATGTCGGTCATCCTGCGGAGGTGGTCGGCCATGCCGTCGACCTGTTCCGTCAGTGTGGTCACCTGGCCGCTCATCGCGTCGACCCGGGTGGTGAGCCCGTCGACACGAGCGGTGAGCACGTTCACCTGCCCGGTGAGGGTGTCGACGCGGTTGGTGAGTGTGTCCACGCGTGTGGTGAGGCCGTCCACGCGGCCGGTCAGGACCTCGACGTGTCCTCCGAGGGTTTCGACCTCTACGGTGAGGGTGTCCACCCGGCAGGTCAGGGTGTCGACCCGATTGCTGAGTTCGTCGATGCGCCCATCCATGCGGGCGATCGCGGTGTCGATGTGGTCGAATCGGACAGTAGCGACGGTCATCTGCCTGTTGAGAACGCTGACGTCGGCTCTGGTCTCCTCGGCGATGTGCTCGACCCGCACCAGGCGATCGCTTATCGCATCGATTTTTCCCCAATTCGGCTGCAGCGCGTCGTACGCGTGTGCTGCAGCCTGCTTGAAGCAATCGACGCCCAGTTTTTCCACTTCGTCCTCCAGGCGCTTGACGCGTTCGCTGAGGGTCTTCACGTTCAGTGCTCCGATGCTGCTCGCAGCGTAGCCGGGGCTTCGCTGGGGGAAACAAGAGCGCTGTGCGTGCGCGGAGGTAATTGCTATCAGCTCGGAGGTCGCCGGAATGGGAATGTTCACGGCGGATTTTGCGGGTCCGTCGGCGGGGTGGGGATTTTTCGCTACCGGTGTGATGAATATTCACCCGGCTCCGCGTGCTCTGTGCGTCGTGTCCTCATTTCCCGCGATTTATGAACGGCTCGTTTCCACTCGCGTGGCGGCGCTATGAGGTGCGGGAGCGCAGCGGGATCTTGTCGCCGGTGTGGCCGTTGATCGCCACGTAACGCCGGTGGTTCCGGGTGACCGAGCTGAGCCGGAGGCTGAGGGAGGCTATGCCCTGCTCCACGCGTACGGGGACGTTGTGCGCTCCCTCGTGCTGCCGCGCCTCGGCGCCCTCCTGCACCCAGATGCGCAGCCGGCGTCCGGCCTGGTGGACGGCCACCGTCGCCGTGTCGCACTGTGCGGGAGACGCGGGCCAGAACACCGTGAGGCCGTGCAGGACCCTGCCGCGGAACGACAGCCGTACGGCCTGGGGGTCGGGGACGCGGGGATCGCAGGCGGGCGAGTGGCCGGGTTCGGGGGACGGAGTCGCGGCCGCCACCACGCTGGGGGACGGCGTCGGCCGGGCTTCGGCGCGCGGGTCGCGTACGGCGACCGTCTGGGCGGGGACCCGGGCGGGCTCCTGGGCGAACCCCACGGTCATCGTGATCGCCTGCAGGGCCGCGAGCGTCAGCGCGCCCGTGGCGCGGCGCACGCCCTTGTGGCCGCGCCCGAAGAGCAGCCAGATGCAGACCGGGGTCAGGACGAGCCAGCTGAGGCCGAGCAGGAACGCGAACATCGGGGCCGCCAATCCACGAAGGGGTCGTCGCTCTAGGTAATACACCCGTGACGCTTCGTGGTGAAGCCATTGATGTCCTGCGCGTGTCCCGGCCGCACGGCTCGGCGGTGTCGCGGATCAGGCGCGGATCGGGAGCGGGTCAGGAGCGGGTCAGGAGCGGAGGACGGGCTCTCCGACGAGCTCGACTCCGGCCTCGGCGAGGCGGGCGAGCGCCGCCTCGGTCGTCTCCCGGGCCACGCCCGCCGTCAGATCCAGCAGCACCCGTACGGCGAAGCCCTCGGCCGCAGCGTCGAGGGCGGTGGCCCGCACGCAGTGGTCGGTGGCGATGCCGACGATGTCGACGGCCTCGACGCCGCGGTCGCGCAGCCACTGGGCCAGGCCGACGCCGTCGGCGTTGGTTCCCTCGAACCCGCTGTAGGCGGCCTGTCGCGCGCCCTTGCTGAAGACCTCCTCGATCTTGGAGGTGTCGAAGGCCGGGTGGAAGTCCGCGCCGGGCGTGCCGGCCACGCAGTGCGGCGGCCAGGAGTCCACGAAGTCGGGCTCGTCCGCGAAATGGGCGCCGGGATCGACGTGGTAGTCGCGGGTGGCGACCACGTGGTCGTACGGGTGCTCCTGGATGTGGCGGCTGATCGCGGCGGCCACCTCGGAGCCGCCGCCGACCGGCAGGCTGCCGCCCTCGCAGAAGTCGTTCTGCACGTCCACGACGACGAGCGCGGTCTTCATGGGGTCACCTCACAGTGGCGATCACGGAGGACCGGCGTCGTCCTCATGCGCCGGTCCCCCGCGATCACTTGAAGATAGTAGGGACTGCGGGGTCTCCGGGGGAGAGGCTGCACGCTTCCAGTGGCAACTCGGACAAAGTCGCCCGGTGGCGGTCGCGGGCGGCCGTCAGGGGTTCGCGGCCGACGATCTCGCCGTCCCGGACGAGTTCGGCCAGCAGGGGGCGGTCGTCCGTCTCCACCGGTTCGCGGGTGACGATCTCGGCGGTCGCGGTGCCGTCGACGGTCCTGCGGTAGGCCCACTTGCGCCCGCCGATGCTCGGCTTGCCGACGGACGCCTTGGCGACCGGCTGGAGCCTGCCCGCGTGGTCCTCCCGGGCGACGAGCTTGTAGACGAGGCTCGCCGTCGGATGGCCGGAGCCCGTGGACAGGGCGGTGCCGACGCCGTAGGCGTCCACCGGCGCAGCGGCCAGCGCCGCGATCGCGAACTCGTCCAGGTCGCTGGTGACGACGATCCGCGTGCGGTTCGCGCCCAGCTCGTCGAGCAGGCGGCGCACCTCCACCGCGACCACCGCGAGGTCGCCGGAGTCGATGCGCACCGCGCCGAGATCCGGCCCGGCCAGCTCCACCGCGGTCCGTACGGCCTTCGCCACGTCGTAGGTGTCCACGAGCAGGGTGGTGCCGAGACCGAGGGAGTCGAGCTGTGCCCGGAAGGCGTCCTCCTCCGAGTCGTGGAGCAGGGTGAACGCGTGGGCGGCGGTGCCGGCGGTCGGCACGCCGTAAAGACGGCCGGCCATGAGGTTGGAGGTGGAGGCGAAGCCGCACAGGTAGGCGGCCCTGGCGGCGGCGACCGCGGCGTGTTCGTGGGTGCGGCGCGAGCCCATCTCGATCAGCGGCCGGTCGCCGGCCGCCTGGGCCATCCGCGAGGCGGCCGCCGCGATCGCGCAGTCGTGGTTGAGGATCGACAGCGCCACGGTCTCCAGCAGCACGGCCTCGGCGAACGTCCCCTCCACGACCATGATCGGAGAGCCGGGGAAGAACGCCTCGCCCTCGCTATAGCCGTACACGTCGCCGGAGAAGCGGTAGCCCGCGAGGAACTCGCCGGTCGGCTCGTCCACGATCCCGGAGGAGCACAGGAACTCGATGTCCCGCTCCTCGAAGCGGAAGGCCTCGAGCGCGTCGAGGAACCGCCCGGTGCCGGCCACCACCCCGTAGCGCCGTCCTCCGGGCAGCCGCCGGGCGAACACCTCGAAGACCACCCGCCGATGCGCCGCACCGCTGGCGAGTGCGGCCTGGAGCATCGTCAGTTCGTAGCGGTCGGTCAGCAGGGCCGTGCCCGTGGTCGTGCGCACGTGTCGAAGACTACGACGGTCGTGGTGCAGGATGGGTACGTGGGTAGCACAGCTCCAACCGAGGTCGAGCGTCCGTCGTCGGACGTGCGCCCCGATCTGCCGTGGCTCACGATCGTGTGGAACGACCCGGTCAACCTGATGTCGTACGTCACGTACGTCTTCCAGACCGTGTTCGGCTATCCCCGGCAGAAGGCCGAGAAGCTGATGATGGACGTCCACCACAAGGGCAAGGCCGTCGTCGCCAGCGGCACCCGGGAGGAGATGGAGCGGGACGTGCAGATTCTCCACTCCTACGGGCTGTGGGCGACCGTCCAGCAGGACAAGTGATGAGCACGGGATTCCAGGCGACGCGCGACGGGGTGGCCGTCCAGCTCGACGCGGGCGAGGTGTCGATCCTGCGCTCGCTGGTGTCGCAGGTGCTCGGCCTGGTCGAGCCGGGGGCCACCGGCGACGACCCGCTGGAACGCGCCCTGGGCATCGGATCGGCTGCTCCGCCCGCCGACCCCGTGCTCGCGCGGCTGTTCCCTTCGGCGTACTCGGACGACGAGGACGCGGCGCAGGAGTTCCGGCGCTACACCGAGGCGACGCTGCGCGACGCCAAGCGGGCCGACGCGACCACGCTGCTGGAGACCGCGGAGCCGGGGCTGCTGACGCTGACCGCCGAGCAGGGGCAGGCGTGGCTGCGGGCGCTCAACGACGTCCGTCTCGCGCTCGGCGTGCGGCTGGAGGTCACCGAGGAGGTCCACGAGGAGATCGCCTCGATGTCCGAGGACGACCCCCGCTATCCGGCGTACGTGACCTACGACTGGCTGACCTACCTGCAGGACACCCTTGTCAGGGCGCTTTGGTAGGTTTCGCAGCATGCTGACGATCTCACGCGAGCTGGTCGACAAGATCGTGGCCCATGCCCGGGCCGACCACCCCGACGAAGCGTGCGGTGTCGTGGCCGGGCCCGCCGGATCCGACCGTCCCGAGCGGTTCGTCCCCATGGAGAACGCCGAGCGCTCGCCGACGTTCTACCGGTTCGACTCGATGGAGCAGTTCCGTGTGTGGCGGGAGATGGACGACCGCGACGAGGTGCCTGTCGTGATCTACCACTCCCACACCGCCACCGAGGCGTACCCGTCGCGTACGGACATCAGCTACGCCTCCGAGCCCGACGCCCACTATGTGCTGGTGTCGACCGCCTCCGAGGAGGAGACGCCCTTCCGGTCCTACCGGATCGTGGACGGCGTCGTGACCGAGGAGGAAGTCAAGATCGTAGAGTCGTACGGTTAAACTTGAACCATGGCTAACGATGACGCTCGTCCTGTGTCGTCACCGGCTGTCCTGTCGCGCCGGGTGCGCCCGGAATCTCCTGTTCAGGCGTTCCTCTTCGCGCACACGCCGTCTGTCGTCGTCTACGACTGTCGCTGAACCCGGCCGCCCACGCGGCGTCGGGGGAAGAAGGCCGCTGGAATCGCCGTCCTCCTGTCCATGTTCAGAGCAGGAGGACGCCCCACCATAACGACGACCACTGATCAAGGAGATTGAGCCGACATGGCCATCGAGGTCCGCATTCCTACGATCCTCCGCAGCTACACCGATGGCGCCAAGGCGGTCAACGCCAAGGGAGCGACCCTCGAAGAGCTGATCGGCGACCTGGAGTCGCGCCACCCCGGCCTGAAGGACCGGCTGGTGGACGAGACCGGGCTGCGCCGCTTCGTCAACGTCTACCTCAACGACGAGGACGTACGCTTCCTCGGCGGGCTCGGCACCCCTGTCGCCGACGGCGACACCGTGACCGTGCTCCCGGCCGTCGCGGGTGGAGCGCGCTAGATGCGCTTCGACTCGTTGATCGACTCGGTCGGGCGCACCCCGCTGGTGGGCCTGCCCCGGCTTTCGCCGTCTCCCGACGTACGGATCTGGGCGAAGCTGGAGGACCGCAACCCGACCGGGTCGGTCAAGGACCGGCCGGCGCTGTGGATGATCGAACAGGCCGAGAAGGACGGGCTGCTCACGCCGGGCTGCACGATCCTGGAGCCGACCTCCGGCAACACCGGCATCTCGCTGGCGATGTCGGCCCGGCTCAAGGGCTACAAGCTGATCTGCGTCATGCCGGAGAACACCTCCGAGGAGCGCCGCCAGCTCCTGCGCATGTGGGGCGCCGAGATCATCTCTTCGCCGGCCGCGGGCGGCTCCAACGAGGCCGTGCGGGTGGCCAAGGGCCTCGCGGCCGAGCACCCCGACTGGGTGATGCTCTACCAGTACGGCAACCCGGCCAACTGGCGCTCCCACTACGAGTCGACCGGGCCGGAGATCCTCGCTGACCTGCCGACCGTGACCCACTTCGTCGCGGGGCTCGGCACGACCGGCACGCTCATGGGCGTCGGCCGCTACCTGCGCGAGCACGTGCCGGACGTGAAGATCGTGGCCGCCGAGCCGCGATATGGCGAGCTGGTCTACGGCCTGCGCAACGTGGACGAGGGCTTCGTGCCCGAGCTGTACGACGCGTCCGTGCTGACCACGCGCTACTCGGTGACCTCGGCCGACGCGCTGCGCCGTACGCGTGAGCTGCTGGCGGCGGAGGGCATCTTCGCGGGCATCTCGACGGGCTGCGCCCTGCACGCCGCCATCGGCATGGCCCGCAAGGCCGTACAGGCGGGCGAGCGGGCCGACATCGTGTTCATCGTGGCCGACGGCGGCTGGAAATACCTGTCCACCGGCGCGTACGAGGGAACCCTCGACGAGGCGGAGGACCGGCTCGAAGGCCAGCTCTGGGCCTGAT
This region includes:
- a CDS encoding DUF3039 domain-containing protein → MVSVSGTKILPESDVTPRLSHGDGDHERFSHFADKNKITESYVTGAPVRALCGKVWVPSRDPKKYPVCPECKEIYDGLPKGEPSGE
- a CDS encoding zinc metalloprotease; protein product: MRVHIIRDRTLGLPDSAVSRQIAVLNTAYSGGYGGADTGVRFELKGITHTENRDWFRDPLGNEEPMKKKLRVGGPETLNLYIAQLSRLVLGYSTYPYWYDDEPVLDGVVIDWRSVPGGPLRDFARGFTAVHEIGHWLGLLHTFENGCKAPGDSVDDTPPEAHPTNGCPAKKDSCPAPGSDPVHNFMDYAQDRCMREFTVGQGVRIHQMWDAYRRPAPLGTEAAAEKAAAGVAAAGLQEAAPAPQGTAVDVADGTEASSSTASDLDAVPVGDALSDTVSDTVSDTANGAASDPASDPVSDPASDLVPGLATRGSEQPGWRRVGR
- a CDS encoding DEAD/DEAH box helicase yields the protein MSVSAASHLSPSYPDRAAWGTAPKLRAWQQQAYDLYFSREPRDFLTVATPGAGKTTYALRIASELLSRGIVRAITIVTPTEHLKRQWADAAARVGISIDPEFKNSQGATSRDYIGVAVTYAQIAMHPALHRARTEARKTLVIFDEIHHAGDAKSWGDGIREAFEPATRRLGLTGTPFRSDDSPIPFVTYVEDGEGAMRSVSDYSYGYGPALADGVVRPVIFLAYSGEMKWRTRAGDEIAATLGTPLTKDQLSQAWRAALDPKGDWIRQVIHAADRRLTEVRRGVPDAGGLVIASDHEAARAYARHIRTVTGEGAEVVLSDDPGASKKIKDFATSDRRWLVAVRMVSEGVDIPRLCVGVYATSTSTPLFFAQAVGRFVRARKRGETASVFLPSVPVLMGLAGEMEEERDHVLGRRRDEDGLDDLLLEQAQQEKKQPDALGDELPFQTLEASATFDRVLFDGGEFGTAAAPGSPEEEDFIGLPGLLEPDQVASLLRKRQADQQAAKRRTKKSEEQAPALAPHEQLAELRKELNGLVGAWNHRTGQPHGVIHAELRRACGGPAIAQATAEQVRERIAMIRKWATQRR
- a CDS encoding nicotinamidase produces the protein MKTALVVVDVQNDFCEGGSLPVGGGSEVAAAISRHIQEHPYDHVVATRDYHVDPGAHFADEPDFVDSWPPHCVAGTPGADFHPAFDTSKIEEVFSKGARQAAYSGFEGTNADGVGLAQWLRDRGVEAVDIVGIATDHCVRATALDAAAEGFAVRVLLDLTAGVARETTEAALARLAEAGVELVGEPVLRS
- a CDS encoding nicotinate phosphoribosyltransferase; the protein is MRTTTGTALLTDRYELTMLQAALASGAAHRRVVFEVFARRLPGGRRYGVVAGTGRFLDALEAFRFEERDIEFLCSSGIVDEPTGEFLAGYRFSGDVYGYSEGEAFFPGSPIMVVEGTFAEAVLLETVALSILNHDCAIAAAASRMAQAAGDRPLIEMGSRRTHEHAAVAAARAAYLCGFASTSNLMAGRLYGVPTAGTAAHAFTLLHDSEEDAFRAQLDSLGLGTTLLVDTYDVAKAVRTAVELAGPDLGAVRIDSGDLAVVAVEVRRLLDELGANRTRIVVTSDLDEFAIAALAAAPVDAYGVGTALSTGSGHPTASLVYKLVAREDHAGRLQPVAKASVGKPSIGGRKWAYRRTVDGTATAEIVTREPVETDDRPLLAELVRDGEIVGREPLTAARDRHRATLSELPLEACSLSPGDPAVPTIFK
- the clpS gene encoding ATP-dependent Clp protease adapter ClpS, with protein sequence MGSTAPTEVERPSSDVRPDLPWLTIVWNDPVNLMSYVTYVFQTVFGYPRQKAEKLMMDVHHKGKAVVASGTREEMERDVQILHSYGLWATVQQDK
- a CDS encoding DUF2017 domain-containing protein; this translates as MSTGFQATRDGVAVQLDAGEVSILRSLVSQVLGLVEPGATGDDPLERALGIGSAAPPADPVLARLFPSAYSDDEDAAQEFRRYTEATLRDAKRADATTLLETAEPGLLTLTAEQGQAWLRALNDVRLALGVRLEVTEEVHEEIASMSEDDPRYPAYVTYDWLTYLQDTLVRALW
- a CDS encoding Mov34/MPN/PAD-1 family protein; translated protein: MLTISRELVDKIVAHARADHPDEACGVVAGPAGSDRPERFVPMENAERSPTFYRFDSMEQFRVWREMDDRDEVPVVIYHSHTATEAYPSRTDISYASEPDAHYVLVSTASEEETPFRSYRIVDGVVTEEEVKIVESYG
- a CDS encoding MoaD/ThiS family protein translates to MAIEVRIPTILRSYTDGAKAVNAKGATLEELIGDLESRHPGLKDRLVDETGLRRFVNVYLNDEDVRFLGGLGTPVADGDTVTVLPAVAGGAR
- a CDS encoding PLP-dependent cysteine synthase family protein, which translates into the protein MRFDSLIDSVGRTPLVGLPRLSPSPDVRIWAKLEDRNPTGSVKDRPALWMIEQAEKDGLLTPGCTILEPTSGNTGISLAMSARLKGYKLICVMPENTSEERRQLLRMWGAEIISSPAAGGSNEAVRVAKGLAAEHPDWVMLYQYGNPANWRSHYESTGPEILADLPTVTHFVAGLGTTGTLMGVGRYLREHVPDVKIVAAEPRYGELVYGLRNVDEGFVPELYDASVLTTRYSVTSADALRRTRELLAAEGIFAGISTGCALHAAIGMARKAVQAGERADIVFIVADGGWKYLSTGAYEGTLDEAEDRLEGQLWA